The genomic DNA ATCCAGATATAATgaagttttactgtatatgaatctgcattttgtttttccagAACTAGATAGAATCTTTCCCACAAAATAAATCTGAGAGATTTATATGATTTTTCTTTACAGCTCTTGCTCAATAAGGCTATCTGAAATTGAGCAAGACatccacaaataaaaaaatggtgtgTTTCCAGGCAACAATGTTCTGGCAAGCACTGGCTCTTCTCAGTATATACATCTTCATGTTCCAAGTCAGTGCGTTTTCATTAACAAACTGCACCGTCTCGGGTGCTTTAAACAACACTCAGGAGTTAAAAGTTCTTTGCTATAAAATGGGCTTTTATACGATTCCTTCCCCGATACCCAGCAATGCCAGATTCATAGACATGTCCTTCAACTACTTTTCAAACATCAGAGCTGGAGACTTTGAGGACCTTTGGAACTTAAGAGGTTTCAACTTATCTAACAGTAACATCTCACAGATAGAAGAAGGTACTGCAAAGCATTTTCCCAACTTGATTAAACTTAATCTGGCCTACAACAAGTTGAAAACGGTGGCAAGAGGTGTACTGGACGGTCTTGTCAACCTGCAAGTGCTGCGTTTTGATGGAAATTTAATCGAAAGCATTGACAAATATGCTTTTAACACTCTTCGGAGTTTGACCATCCTGAACCTTACGGAAAATAACCTCAGACAGATTGCCAACGTCAGACCAGTACTTTTGTCTCCAAACTTGGAGGAATTGCTTATCGGAAGCAACAAATTTGACGCTTTCAACTCATACGACTTGTCAAGGATGGCTTTGTCACTGAAAAAGATTGATTTGTCTTACAATCCATTGACCAAGTTCCAAATCACTGAGAACATCTTCCCAAATCTGGATTACCTTGATTTATCACACTGTGGTCGGAACGGGACTATGCTATGGAATATTACTGATAAGGCTTTTCTGAATTCTGTAAAAGCACTGAATCTGACCGGAGTACACATGCCAGAGGAGTACCTAACTGCAGTACTTCAAAACATCACCTGGGCTTCCTTGTATAAACTCAGATTAAGCGAACTGAAATGGATGAACCCACAAACTCTTTTAAAGTCTGGATGCTTGCCTGGACTCAAGGTGCTACGCATGCTGCACAACAGAATCTTAAAACTGACAGCTCATATGCTCGATCCCTGCTCTAACTTGACAGAGCTAGACTTTGGAGATAACGAAATATCTACTATTTCTGCGCCCATATTTAAAAAGCTAACACAGCTTAAGACACTCTATCTACAAGTTAATAAACTCAGCGAGGTCAACAATTCGTTTCAAAATCTTCTGATGCTTGAGCATCTAGATCTCAGTAGAAACAGTATTAGTCATTTAACCTGTACAGACTTTGCTAATTTAACACAGTTAAATACGCTATATTTGTACAGCAACAAAATTTCAAAACTTTTTCAATGTGTGTTTAAAGATTTGAATAATCTTGAAATTTTAAAGCTGGGGACGAATAAATTATTGACGATCGATGCTTTTCAACAAGGCCTTCCTTCCTTAAAGTTTTTGCAAGTGACATATAATAAGTTAAGCAAGATTCGTAAGGAGAGCTTTAAGAGTTTGTCTAGTCTTAGAACCCTTGATCTCGGTGACAATCAGATTTTTGAGATTGAACCACATGCATTTTCAGGGCTGACAAATCTAACAGACTTGTTACTTCACTCTAACAGGATAACGGGTAAAACTATAAAAGACCCAGCTGTGTTCTTTGGCATGCCTAACCTGAAAACCCTAGAACTGCGTAGCAATGTCATTCATTACGATGATGATAAGTTGCAAAATCCCccgttttttaaattaaattctttgACCATTTTGTCTATTCATAGTCAAAGACGAAGTTTTGGTAAATTCCCCTCaaatctgcttcaaggtttaaCTTCCTTAACAATGTTCTACGGTGGACGCATGAACCTGAATAATCTCCATCCTGATACGTTCAAGTCCACTCCTAACCTTTGGTTTTTAGACCTCTCAAAGAACGTGTTCACAGACGACGACTCCTTAACCGCAGAAGTTTTCCACCCGATCCCAAATCTGAGGAAGCTTATCATCAGCAGTGCTCAGATTCATTCTCTGAATTTCTTAATTAATGCAAACCTTTCTAGGCTTACGGCCTTGAGAGCGCCTGAGAATAAGTTAGACGTCATCAATCAAACGTTGATTCAGTCACTCCCTCATCTGACATATCTCGACTTGCAGAAAAACACCTTCACTTGTGACTGCAACAATGCTTTTTTTATCACCTGGGCTTTAACCAGTAATTACACCCAGGTTCTTTACCTGAATCGATATACTTGTAGCTACCCTTTATCTCTGAGAGGTAAAAGCATTTTAGACATGAACATAGAGTCGTGTAACGTGAATATAGACTTCATCATGTTTGTACTCAGTTCTGTCATAGTTATGCTGACTCTTCTGGGGTCATTCATTTATCAGTTCTTGCGCTGGCAGGTTTTGTATGCGTACTACCTATTCCTCGCCTTCCTGTATGACAGCAAACGGAAACAGATGCACCAGCAACATGAATTCAAATACGATGCCTTCATTTCCTACAACGCCCAGGACGAACCTTGGGTTGTCGAAGAACTTATTCCTAATTTGGAAGACGAACAGGGCTGGAGACTCTGTCTACATCATAGAGACTTTGAGCCAGGAAGATCCATCATAGACAACATCATGGATGGGATATACAGCAGTCGTAAGACCATATGCTTGATCACGCATAATTATTTAAGAAGCACGTGGTGCTCCAAGGAAATCCAGATGGCTAACTTTAGACTGTTTGATGAAAAGAAAGATGTATTAATCCTGATATTTTTGGAGGACATTCCTACCCTTCAGCTGTCTCCTTACTATCGGATGCGTCAGCTGGTAAAGAAGAAGACTTACtttaaatggcccaaacatggaGAAGACACAGGTTTATTTTGGCAGAATCTGAGAAAGGCTTTGGAGACCAAGGAAGGCCCAGAAGCAAAGAAAGCTCTTCTAAGTGGACATGGGGAACCTGACCTTCTGTAAAGTGTATCAtttatgcatgtttttattGCATTCCACTCTCAATTTCTGTGTCAGAAATAAAGGTTTAACAATAAAGTTTGGGGAAAGTGATGAGGAGAGATGGAAACTGTGTCAGCATCTCttctaattttaaatgtaaataagcgTAGTACATGCTGACTGAGTCCCGGCCACTAGATACAAGGCCATgtactcttttctttttatacatcTTACACAAAGTTCACAGTTAATAGAAAACTGTCAAATCAGAAGGATGAATACCTATTAAATCCCTTAAATCAACCAACTGTTgcttgtataaataaaaatttgggtAAACCAATTAGTAATTGATGGTTGGTTCACACAATGTgtcaacattttataaatttaaatgctTCAGTTACCCAAGATGACTTTTAATGCTCttatcacagtgtgtgtgtgcatggggaAATGGTCTTATTTACCTATTAAACAAagctttaactttaaatttcagttgttgttgttttaaccaTGCACCTTCACTCTCTTAAATattgattcagtacattcaggtcgtcagctgacttcattgtattgccacataacgttgctaagCCTACACCTGATCAACTGAAACAACCCGAGATTATAAAATTCCCTgcaaaggcttgtacagtggccacaatgcatgatgggtacatcgCTTTATGAGCTTACCTTCTTACTTACACGCCCATCGCTATGGAATAGGCCCAGGTTTTGTTGGACATGTTGGACTTCGCAACAATggatcccttgcgcctaaagcacttattgttaatgaaatgatatcagattattaccttgacgcactctgcctcaccgaaacctggcttaaaccaaatgaatatattggtctgaatgagcctactccgtcaggatatttttataagcacgagccccgtctaactggtcgcggtggtggtggcgccactatctacaatgatgtactcactgttacccagaaaataaggcccaggtttaactcatttgaagtgctcatcattaatgttgcacttaatgaaatacataaaaaacccgcgctatattttacaatggccaccgtgtacagacccccagggccatatgccgattttcttaaagaatttggacatctgtatggagttaattatgtgccaaaatttaacaaacaaacacaatctgctttgcaaagctTTGCTGCTTTGCAGCAGATGgtgctatcggtcaatttactctattctcccgagacctcaaacacCGTCTTTATATgatttacccttatgtcccagaggaatatgagtggggaacagttttgaagtgtctattatatatccagacatattaacaatccactatttttaggatagagccctgtaggggaatacagtaatattaaaccacagctgcattttaaataactatTGACGGCTAAAAGAACTGCCATCATgtttgactcttttttttatccataacggacgtatgcgacatgatgcatcaaaatcttttataattagtgatcatatctacattaaaataatctttatcAAAGCTATAAGGGGGaaaagctttaaataaacagtaaacatactgaattacagacagaattctattaaaaaacctgcttgtaaaaagtttcataaatttcatgcatgctgtctaatacaatgattcttgcatcttactgtatctacacctcgGGCTGCAACAGCTGTTTACAATGTAGGATTGTACTACAGACACAGATTATTTGAATgaagatatgatcactaattatacaagattttgatgcatcatgtcgcatacgtccgttatggatataaaaagccaaacatgatggcagttctttcagccttTAATAGttaattgaaatgcaactgtggtttgataactgtattcccctacagggctctatcctaaagatagtggattgttaatatgtctggctgtctggatatataatagacacctcaaaactgttccccgctcatattcctctgggacataagggtaaaccatataaacacgttgtttgaggtctcgggagaatagagtaaattgaccgatagcgccatctgctatTTTGGAAaaggaagttgctccattgcatttgtgagaaaataggttggcgcatttgtgagaaaataggttgggcgcatttgtgagaaagtcaatttttttctttgcaaagcagattgtatttgtttgttaaattttggcacataattaactccatacatCTGCTTTTAGACctattggttaactctgacaaagtgttgatagtaggagactttaacattcacaatttaacaatttaaacagattagctgtgtcttcCCATGCTAttgatttgttagaaatatgaatccaactactaaagacagattcacgagtaatctgccggatctatctcaattatttattagacccctaaatgcagacgatctagatgaagtgactagcagcatgggtactatttttaccagtacattagacactgttgctcccattagattaaaaaaagtcagagataaaacacttgctccttggtacaatagtcatactcacgctctaaagagagcaacccgtaacctcgagtgaaaatggagaaaaactaaattagaagtttttcgaattgcatttaaagacagtatgtgcagctatagacaggctctaaaaactgctaggaccgagcatcttagccaactgatagcaagaaaccaaaacaatcccaagttcttatttagtacagtagcttgcctaacaaaacctaagatgcctgcagagagtactccacaacattttagtagtgaagattttatggacttctttaataaaaaaaaatcgatagcataaggaaaaaaataatggaagtTCAACCTCCAATAGGATCTCAtaatctagttcagcctaaagtttcacatttagtttttcagtgctttacaggtataggacaggaagagctgtataaacttatcacctcagctaattcaacaacgtgcctcttagacccaatcccaaccagatttttgaaagaagtgatgcatacggttggagagccacttttaaacattattaattcttcattacatctaggtcacgtccctaaacctttcaagttggcagttattaagccgcttcttaaaaaatctaatttggacgcaaatgaaataacaaattatagaccgatttcaaacctcccctttatataaaaaatattagaaaagtagtatcagctcaaatatgcacatttttgcaggaaaacaacatcctagaagaatttcagtcaggtttcaggccccatcaaaGTACAGAAACttcactagttaagattgcaaacgacttgtttttagctttggaccaaggctgcatctcaatactagttttgcttgatcttagtgctgcattcgacactatagatcataatattctcatagatagcttacaaaatcacataggtattcagggacaggcattaaaatggtttagatcatacctgtctgatcgatacaattttgtagatctaaatggagaaccgtctggtgtaatgccagtgaaatatggggtcccacaagggtcagttttaggacctctcctgttctcaatttacatggttctcttgggtaacatcattagaagatataggattagtttccattgttatgctgatgatacccaattatatatcttaacaaaaccagacaaaatacctaagttgtctagattaaccgagtgtgtccaggacataaaagattggatgaccaataactttcttttactaaactcagataagacagagatattactcatcggcccaaaaaccagcacacaacagctttcacaattcagcctgcgtttagaaggatgtactgttactactagctcaacagtaaatgacctgggcgtaatattagacagtaacttgtcttttgaaaatcatatttccaatatcacaaaaacagcctttttccatcttagaaatattgccaaacttaagAGTATCCTAtccatatctgatgcagaaaagctagttcatgcattcatgacctccagactggactattgtaatgcattactaggtggttgtcctgcatccgcaataaacaagctttagttagtccaaaaatgcagccgccagggttctcactagatccagaaaatatgatcatataaccccaatattatcatccctgcactggctacctgttcagtttagaattaattacaaaatagtattatttacatacaaggctttaaatggtttagctcccacatacctaaccagtcttctgatatggTACAATCcactccttaagatcacaaaactctggacttcttgtaattccctgaatttcaaaatctacaaaagggggtagggctttttcatatttagctccaaaactttggaatagccttccagacagtgttcggggctcagacacagtttcccagtttaaaagtataagacgcatctctttaatctggcatacgcgtaactcatcccataactttaTACTTAAGTACctctattctgaatggcaactacgctaactctctccatctgttctgtacttttctgtACATCCCGAGGCacctggagattgtgccagcttcagtagacaaaggccaaccctgcgaggatcctgaggcctCCAgaaaaggaccagctccagctgaattctgccttattaaggttggagctacacatcctgctcctgtgctcccattGATCCAGAttccatctgccctctgcacctactgactcatccctatgttgaactggacttcatgttaatttaaagaatttctgttatattgtactgtactttcagctgcataacacacatgatgttatatcatctctatctgttattacccaaatgaggatgggttccctgttaagtctggttcctctcaaggtttcttcctattgccatctcagggagtttttccttgccactgtcgccgtcacccttggcttgctcatcagagaaatttcattcattcatttcattattatctagacacatttttctcacacatacacaatttattattattattattattattattatattattttattttatatatatttattttctttttttattattattttttaatgaatttctttcatttttgtaaagctgttttgtgacaatgaccattgttaaaagcgctatataaataaaatttaattgaatttatttattgcttcaAAATCCAATATTTATGCTTTTTAGCAATCAGAAGCCTTTtattttctgatgagtctcactcaGAAGTGGTTTTCGTGTAGCCacatagctgtttagtcccagttcAGTGAGTTCTAATCAAACTGAAGTCTTTCTTACGgctgcatattattattttgctccCCCTTAGATTGCCACTCCACGAAAATCATTTTATTGTGTTGCAAAAGGTCTGGCCACACCCCCTGATCGGTCTAGGGCCGGACCACATAGTGTCACAAACGAGGAATGGCAGTTTGACTTAGGCGATCTAAGTGAAAATGCCTTAAATGTTCTCAGTGGCCTACAGGTGGACTGGAAGCACCGGCACCTTCTCCAGGTTCTACAAACTTATCATGGGCACCATCTAGTGGTGTAAGTGATGTGTAACTGTAGTGAAATGAACCgccacaggttttttttttttttttttttttccgaatgAGACAGTGGCCAtacttctgtatttttttccattatatgACATACTTCCTCATGTCATGGTTAAACAAGCCTTCGGAAACCATTCAAGTGGTTTAGGAGAAAAGAAGGTATAGTCCTTTCCATATGTATTTTTGAATGGTAGCACAAAAGTAATATTGTTTTGTTGCTATGAGCCTGTTTAATACTATGATTAAAAAGACTGAAATTGTTTTTAgtctattattataattattattagtagtagtagcagtagtagtagttgttgtttttaatagtattacctgtattattctaaaatgaatttattgaagatttaaatagcataagcatAATTAAGTGAAAccagtgcaaaacaaaaaataactttGTTTCTCAAATTTCctacttcattaaaaaaagattgtgcTTCTGTAAAATAGTGTTGTATGACCCTAAGTCAGTCTGGTGGATTAAACTGCTTTAGTATTaactaaatcaaaatgatatatCTGCCTTAATATCCGGatataataaacatttgtatgaatctgcattttgtttttccagAACTAGATAGAATCTTTCTCACAAAATAAACCTGAGAGATTTCTATGATTTTTTCTTACAGTTTTTGCGAAGAAGAAGATATCGAAATTGAGCAATTCAGTTGAGCAACTCATCCACAAATTTTAAAATGGTTTGTCTCCAGGCAACAATGTCACTGGCTCTTCTCAGTATATACATCTTCAGTTTCCAAGTCAGTGCGTTTTCATTAACAAACTGCACCGTCTCGGGTGCTTTAAACAACACTCAGGAGTTAAAAGTTCTTTGCTATAAAATGGGCTTTTATACGGTTCCTTCCCCGATACCCAGCAATGCCAGATTCATAGACATGTCCTTCAACTACTTTTCAAACATCAAAGCTGAAGACTTTGAGGACCTTTGGAACTTAAGAGGTTTCAACTTATCTAACAGTAACATCTCACAGATACAAGAAGGTACTGCAAAGCATTTTCCCAACTTGATTAAACTTAATCTGGCCTACAACAAGTTGAAAACGGTGGCAAGAGGTCTACTGGACGGTCTTGTCAACCTGCAAGTGCTGCGTCTTGATGGAAATTTAATCGAAAGCATTGACGAATATGCTTTTAACACTCTTCGGAGTTTGACCATCCTGAACCTTACAGAAAATAACCTCAGGCAGATTGCCAACGTCAGACCAGTGCTTTTGTCTCCAAACTTGGAGGAATTGCTCATCGGAAGCAACAAATTTGACGTTTTCAACTCATACGACTTGTCAAGGATGGCTTTGTCACTGAAAAAGATTGATTTGTCGTACAATCCATTGACCAAGTTCCAAATCACTGAGAACATTTTCCCAAATCTGGATTACCTTGATTTATCACACTGTGGTCGAAACGGGACTATGCCATGGAATATTACTGATAAGGCTTTTCTGAATTCAGTAAAAGCACTGAATCTGACCGGAGTACACATGCCAGAGGAGGACCTCACTGCAATACTTCAGAACATCACCTGGGCTTCCTTGTATAAACTCAGATTAAGCGAACTGAAATGGATGAAGCCAGAGACTCTTTTACAGTCTGGATGCTTGCCTGGACTCAAGGTGCTACGCATGCTGCACAACAGAATCTCAAAACTGACAGCTCATATGCTCGATCCCTGCTCTAACTTGACAGAGCTAGACTTTGGAGATAACGAAATATCTACTATTTCtgcattcatatttaaaaagctAACACAGCTCAAGAAACTCTATCTACAAATCAATAAACTCACCGAGGTCAACAATTCGTTTCAAAATCTTCTGATGCTTGAGTATCTAGATCTCAGTAGAAACAGTATTAGtcatttatcctgtacagaCTTTGCTAATTTAACACAGTTAAATACGCTATATTTGTACAGCAACAAAATTTCAAAACTTTTTCAATGTGTGTTTAAAGATTTGAATAATCTTGAAATTTTAAAGCTGGGGACGAATAAATTATTGACGATCGATGCTTTTCAACAAGGCCTTCCTTCCTTAAAGTATTTGCAATTGACATATAATAAGTTAAGCAAGATTCGTAAGGAGAGCTTTAAGAGTTTGTCTAGTCTTAGAACCCTTGATCTTGGGGACAATCAGATTTTTGAGATTGAACCATATGCATTTTTAGGGCTGACAAATTTAACAGACATGTTACTTCACTCTAACAGGATAACGGGTAAAACTATAAAAGACCCAGCTGTGTTCTTTGGCATGCCTAACCTGAAAATTCTAGAACTGCGTAGCAATGTCATTCAGTACGACGATGATACGCTGCAAAATcccccatttttttatttgaattcacTAAACATTTTGTCTATTCATAGTCAAAGACGGGGTTTTGGTAAATTCCCCTCaaatctgcttcaaggtttaaCTTCCTTAACAATGTTCTATGGTGGACGCATGAACCTGAATAATCTCCATCCTGATACGTTCAAGTCCACTCCTAACCTTTGGTTTTTAGACCTCTCAAAGAACGTGTTCACAGACGACGACTCTATAACCGCAGAAGTTTTCCACCCGATCCCAAAGCTGAGGAAGCTTATCATCAGCAGTGCTCAGATTCATTCTCTGAATTTCTTAATTAATGCAAACCTTTCTTGGCTTTCGGCCTTGAGAGCATCTGAGAATAAGTTGGACGTCATTAATCAAACGTTGATTCGGTCACTCCCTCATCTGACATATCTTGACTTGCAAAAAAACACCTTCACTTGTGACTgcaataatgctttttttatcaACTGGGCTTTAACCAGTAATTACACCCAGGTTCTTTACCTGAATAGATATACTTGTAGCTACCCTTTATCTCTGAGAGGTAAAAGCATTTTAGACATGAACATAGAGTCGTGTAACGTGAATATAGACTTCATCATGTTTGTACTTAGTTCTGTCATAGTTATGCTGACTCTTCTGGGGTCATTCATTTATCAGTTCTTGCGCTGGCAGGTTTTGTATGCGTACTACCTATTCCTCGCCTTCCTGTATGACAGCAAACGGAAACAGATGCAC from Clarias gariepinus isolate MV-2021 ecotype Netherlands chromosome 19, CGAR_prim_01v2, whole genome shotgun sequence includes the following:
- the LOC128507120 gene encoding toll-like receptor 13, with translation MVCFQATMFWQALALLSIYIFMFQVSAFSLTNCTVSGALNNTQELKVLCYKMGFYTIPSPIPSNARFIDMSFNYFSNIRAGDFEDLWNLRGFNLSNSNISQIEEGTAKHFPNLIKLNLAYNKLKTVARGVLDGLVNLQVLRFDGNLIESIDKYAFNTLRSLTILNLTENNLRQIANVRPVLLSPNLEELLIGSNKFDAFNSYDLSRMALSLKKIDLSYNPLTKFQITENIFPNLDYLDLSHCGRNGTMLWNITDKAFLNSVKALNLTGVHMPEEYLTAVLQNITWASLYKLRLSELKWMNPQTLLKSGCLPGLKVLRMLHNRILKLTAHMLDPCSNLTELDFGDNEISTISAPIFKKLTQLKTLYLQVNKLSEVNNSFQNLLMLEHLDLSRNSISHLTCTDFANLTQLNTLYLYSNKISKLFQCVFKDLNNLEILKLGTNKLLTIDAFQQGLPSLKFLQVTYNKLSKIRKESFKSLSSLRTLDLGDNQIFEIEPHAFSGLTNLTDLLLHSNRITGKTIKDPAVFFGMPNLKTLELRSNVIHYDDDKLQNPPFFKLNSLTILSIHSQRRSFGKFPSNLLQGLTSLTMFYGGRMNLNNLHPDTFKSTPNLWFLDLSKNVFTDDDSLTAEVFHPIPNLRKLIISSAQIHSLNFLINANLSRLTALRAPENKLDVINQTLIQSLPHLTYLDLQKNTFTCDCNNAFFITWALTSNYTQVLYLNRYTCSYPLSLRGKSILDMNIESCNVNIDFIMFVLSSVIVMLTLLGSFIYQFLRWQVLYAYYLFLAFLYDSKRKQMHQQHEFKYDAFISYNAQDEPWVVEELIPNLEDEQGWRLCLHHRDFEPGRSIIDNIMDGIYSSRKTICLITHNYLRSTWCSKEIQMANFRLFDEKKDVLILIFLEDIPTLQLSPYYRMRQLVKKKTYFKWPKHGEDTGLFWQNLRKALETKEGPEAKKALLSGHGEPDLL
- the LOC128507121 gene encoding toll-like receptor 13, whose protein sequence is MVCLQATMSLALLSIYIFSFQVSAFSLTNCTVSGALNNTQELKVLCYKMGFYTVPSPIPSNARFIDMSFNYFSNIKAEDFEDLWNLRGFNLSNSNISQIQEGTAKHFPNLIKLNLAYNKLKTVARGLLDGLVNLQVLRLDGNLIESIDEYAFNTLRSLTILNLTENNLRQIANVRPVLLSPNLEELLIGSNKFDVFNSYDLSRMALSLKKIDLSYNPLTKFQITENIFPNLDYLDLSHCGRNGTMPWNITDKAFLNSVKALNLTGVHMPEEDLTAILQNITWASLYKLRLSELKWMKPETLLQSGCLPGLKVLRMLHNRISKLTAHMLDPCSNLTELDFGDNEISTISAFIFKKLTQLKKLYLQINKLTEVNNSFQNLLMLEYLDLSRNSISHLSCTDFANLTQLNTLYLYSNKISKLFQCVFKDLNNLEILKLGTNKLLTIDAFQQGLPSLKYLQLTYNKLSKIRKESFKSLSSLRTLDLGDNQIFEIEPYAFLGLTNLTDMLLHSNRITGKTIKDPAVFFGMPNLKILELRSNVIQYDDDTLQNPPFFYLNSLNILSIHSQRRGFGKFPSNLLQGLTSLTMFYGGRMNLNNLHPDTFKSTPNLWFLDLSKNVFTDDDSITAEVFHPIPKLRKLIISSAQIHSLNFLINANLSWLSALRASENKLDVINQTLIRSLPHLTYLDLQKNTFTCDCNNAFFINWALTSNYTQVLYLNRYTCSYPLSLRGKSILDMNIESCNVNIDFIMFVLSSVIVMLTLLGSFIYQFLRWQVLYAYYLFLAFLYDSKRKQMHQQHGFKYDAFISYNAQDEPWVVEELIPNLEDEQGWRLCLHHRDFEPGRSIIDNIMDGIYSSHKTICLITHNYLRSTWCSKEIQMANFRLFDEKKDVLILIFLEDIPTCQLSPYYRMRQLVKKKTYLKWPKHGENSQVFWQKLRMALETKEGPEDEKALLSGHGECDFL